One Nitrospira sp. genomic region harbors:
- a CDS encoding molybdopterin-dependent oxidoreductase translates to MGLKPATNPDVEATSIELSIDGKTVSAKDGVSLYDVISSTGKIIPAMCYHYTFDPFGSCGMCLVMQEGKKAPVRSCTAKATAGMVIRTEGEDLFLARKKAVEKHLSVHPLDCPVCDADGHCELQDMAFQHGVTNLASAKQKFIPEDTRSLVLDFNMNRCIACAECINVCKDVLMIDALQFMKKGGFNQVVAKGDLPLSCEFCGDCLAVCPVGAITNKYSKYLYKPWQMKKTASTCNYCGDGCQLYLETKDSEVIRVTSPLSWKNKWGDREETAKGHGGLCVRGRFGFEYLDSKTRLTQPLVREGNQLVPKPWLEAMHQVVDRFAEVKQKHGSDAIAGLITARCTNEELYLFQKLMRTVFGSNHLDSSARYGHMNFVHASRHALGFGRTPNDWEDLTKAKAILVLGSNITETNPLTAVRIKEAIRVYKAQVIVLDSTVTNIGKLASHPFLIKPGTEGWVIDGLVKATLEQDLVDETAVARYPKAFEALKAAIATLSLEQIATYTGITVDAYRDIAAIMAEAPRSIFLCAEGIVRRPDGYQNVLKLIDLAWITGKLGQPGCGVNTLTEEPNEQGAVDMGVAPEFLPGQSRYDDTAARERFSKAWEATLPATTTGANLIEILKRCKSGQIKALYVIGENPLATLPASVEVRSALERLELLVVQDPFLTDTGRQAHFVLPACTYAEKEGTFTNLEGRVLRVRQAMDPVGESLPDWHIMTALANALGAQWGYESANDIQSEIMKLLPGYYNLGQPRKVTPAPDQYLTNGYATEVKTRYRPAAPVTDSKRPFALVMGQLLAHSGKMSTEAPGLINIAPNTGKLRMNAGDMQRLGLQEGTKVRVTSERGSLQLGVQPDIAQAPNTCFFPEHFNEPPVKDLMAVQVDAVTGVPSFKHTWVSIEKA, encoded by the coding sequence ATGGGCTTGAAGCCAGCCACCAATCCGGATGTCGAAGCGACGTCGATCGAGCTCAGCATCGACGGGAAGACGGTCTCCGCCAAAGACGGCGTCTCGCTGTATGACGTCATTTCCAGCACGGGCAAGATCATCCCGGCCATGTGCTATCACTATACATTTGACCCCTTCGGCTCGTGCGGTATGTGCCTCGTCATGCAGGAAGGGAAGAAAGCTCCGGTTCGCTCTTGCACGGCCAAAGCCACCGCAGGAATGGTGATCCGCACGGAAGGCGAGGACCTCTTCCTCGCGCGAAAGAAAGCCGTCGAAAAACATCTCTCGGTCCATCCGCTGGATTGTCCGGTCTGTGACGCCGACGGTCACTGTGAACTCCAGGACATGGCGTTTCAGCACGGTGTGACTAATCTGGCCAGCGCAAAACAGAAATTTATTCCGGAAGACACCCGCAGCCTGGTCCTCGACTTCAACATGAACCGCTGTATCGCCTGCGCCGAATGCATCAACGTCTGTAAAGACGTGCTGATGATCGATGCCTTGCAATTCATGAAAAAGGGCGGATTCAACCAGGTCGTCGCGAAAGGCGATCTCCCGCTGTCTTGCGAATTCTGCGGTGATTGTCTTGCCGTATGCCCCGTCGGCGCGATCACGAACAAATATTCGAAATATCTCTACAAGCCCTGGCAGATGAAGAAGACCGCCAGTACGTGCAACTATTGCGGCGACGGCTGCCAGCTCTACCTGGAAACCAAAGACTCCGAAGTCATCCGTGTGACGTCCCCGCTGTCCTGGAAAAACAAATGGGGCGATCGCGAGGAAACCGCCAAGGGACACGGTGGACTCTGCGTGCGGGGACGATTCGGATTCGAGTATCTCGACAGCAAGACTCGGCTCACTCAGCCGCTCGTGCGCGAGGGCAATCAGCTCGTGCCCAAGCCCTGGCTCGAAGCGATGCACCAGGTCGTCGACCGTTTCGCCGAAGTGAAGCAGAAACACGGCTCGGACGCGATTGCCGGATTGATTACCGCCCGTTGCACAAACGAAGAGCTCTATCTCTTCCAAAAGCTCATGCGGACCGTGTTCGGCAGCAATCATCTCGACAGCAGCGCCCGCTACGGACATATGAATTTCGTCCATGCCTCGCGCCATGCTCTGGGCTTCGGCCGGACCCCTAACGACTGGGAAGACCTCACCAAAGCCAAAGCCATTCTGGTGCTCGGCTCCAACATCACCGAGACCAATCCCTTGACTGCCGTCCGTATCAAGGAAGCCATTCGGGTCTACAAAGCCCAGGTGATCGTGCTCGATTCGACCGTCACGAATATCGGAAAGCTGGCCTCCCATCCATTTCTCATCAAGCCCGGCACGGAGGGATGGGTCATTGATGGGCTCGTGAAAGCCACGCTCGAGCAAGATCTGGTAGACGAAACCGCGGTCGCCCGCTATCCGAAAGCCTTTGAGGCATTGAAAGCCGCCATAGCCACTCTGTCACTCGAACAGATTGCCACGTACACCGGGATTACCGTCGACGCCTATCGAGACATCGCCGCCATCATGGCCGAAGCTCCGCGCTCGATTTTCTTGTGCGCGGAAGGCATCGTGCGGCGGCCTGATGGCTATCAAAACGTGCTCAAGCTCATTGACCTGGCCTGGATTACCGGCAAACTCGGCCAGCCCGGTTGCGGCGTCAACACCCTAACCGAGGAGCCGAACGAGCAGGGCGCTGTCGACATGGGCGTTGCGCCTGAATTCCTGCCAGGCCAGAGCCGTTACGACGATACGGCGGCACGGGAACGATTCAGCAAAGCGTGGGAGGCCACATTACCCGCCACTACAACCGGCGCCAACCTGATCGAAATTTTGAAGCGCTGCAAGAGCGGTCAGATCAAGGCCTTGTATGTCATCGGCGAAAATCCCTTGGCCACACTCCCGGCCTCGGTTGAAGTCCGCAGTGCGCTCGAACGCCTCGAGCTGCTGGTTGTGCAAGATCCCTTCTTGACCGACACCGGTCGTCAGGCGCATTTTGTCCTGCCTGCTTGCACGTATGCGGAGAAAGAGGGGACATTTACAAATCTGGAGGGGCGCGTGCTGCGTGTGCGCCAGGCCATGGATCCCGTCGGAGAAAGCCTGCCGGACTGGCACATTATGACAGCGCTGGCCAATGCACTGGGAGCCCAGTGGGGATACGAATCGGCCAACGACATTCAAAGCGAGATTATGAAACTCTTGCCTGGGTACTACAACCTCGGCCAGCCGCGTAAAGTGACGCCGGCTCCCGATCAGTACCTGACAAACGGTTACGCCACCGAAGTGAAGACTCGCTATCGCCCCGCGGCACCGGTCACCGATTCCAAACGGCCCTTCGCGCTAGTGATGGGACAATTGCTCGCCCATTCAGGCAAGATGTCGACAGAGGCACCGGGACTGATCAACATTGCGCCAAACACCGGAAAGCTTCGGATGAACGCAGGCGATATGCAACGACTGGGACTCCAGGAAGGCACAAAGGTTCGCGTGACCTCTGAACGGGGTTCGCTCCAACTGGGCGTACAGCCCGATATTGCGCAGGCACCGAACACCTGCTTCTTCCCGGAGCATTTCAATGAACCCCCGGTCAAAGACTTGATGGCCGTACAGGTGGATGCCGTCACCGGCGTGCCATCCTTCAAGCACACGTGGGTCAGTATCGAAAAGGCTTAA
- the nuoD gene encoding NADH dehydrogenase (quinone) subunit D, whose amino-acid sequence MAFEDQRTTVYKVDPEHPESESLPTLRTEELLLNMGPQHPSTHGVLKVILELEGERLVKSTPVLGFLHRGVEKLAEDGTYHQFIPHTDRLDYVCAMYNNFAYCRAVEKLLNLQVPDRAEYLRTIVAEVQRIIGHQFWLGTQALDIGAMTVFFYCFRDREILLDWFDELCGARLTTSWYRIGGVERDFTPSLLDKLKKFLDYFPPKIDEYIVFLETNRIWVARTKGVAVISAEDAVSFGLSGPTLRGSGVDYDLRKYEPYSAYPKCEFSVPVGKNGDTYDRYWIRVMELYESVKIIRQCLEQMQEGPIMADVPSVTLPPKERVFTNLEAMIQQFKLFSQGFNAPPGEIYCGTEAHKGELGFHIVSTGGGKPYRLKIRAPSFIHMGAFDYMSRGYMIADAITLFGTYDIVMGECDR is encoded by the coding sequence ATGGCGTTTGAAGATCAGAGAACCACCGTCTATAAAGTCGACCCGGAACATCCGGAGAGCGAGTCGCTGCCGACGCTTCGCACCGAAGAACTGCTCCTCAACATGGGGCCTCAGCATCCCAGCACCCATGGCGTCCTCAAGGTCATCTTGGAATTAGAAGGGGAACGGCTCGTAAAATCCACGCCGGTCCTAGGATTCCTCCACCGCGGCGTAGAAAAACTGGCTGAGGACGGCACCTATCATCAATTCATTCCCCATACGGACCGGCTCGATTATGTCTGCGCGATGTACAACAACTTCGCCTATTGCCGCGCCGTCGAGAAACTCCTGAATCTCCAAGTGCCCGATCGGGCTGAGTACCTCCGTACCATCGTCGCCGAAGTTCAGCGCATCATCGGCCATCAGTTCTGGCTGGGAACCCAAGCGCTCGACATCGGCGCCATGACCGTGTTCTTCTATTGTTTCCGCGACCGGGAAATCCTGTTGGACTGGTTCGATGAACTCTGCGGAGCTCGTCTAACGACGAGCTGGTACCGGATCGGCGGGGTCGAACGCGATTTCACGCCGTCCTTACTCGACAAACTCAAGAAGTTTCTCGACTACTTTCCGCCCAAGATCGATGAGTACATCGTCTTCCTGGAGACAAACCGTATCTGGGTTGCACGCACTAAAGGCGTCGCCGTCATCTCGGCGGAAGATGCCGTCAGCTTCGGCCTCAGCGGCCCGACCTTGCGCGGATCTGGCGTCGACTATGATCTGCGTAAGTACGAGCCTTATTCGGCCTATCCCAAATGCGAATTCAGCGTTCCCGTGGGAAAAAACGGCGACACGTACGATCGCTATTGGATTCGGGTCATGGAACTCTACGAGAGCGTAAAAATCATCCGGCAATGTCTCGAGCAAATGCAGGAAGGTCCGATTATGGCGGACGTCCCGAGCGTCACGCTGCCGCCGAAAGAACGCGTCTTTACGAATCTCGAGGCCATGATCCAGCAGTTCAAACTGTTCTCCCAGGGTTTTAACGCACCTCCAGGGGAAATCTACTGCGGAACGGAAGCGCATAAGGGTGAGTTGGGCTTCCACATTGTCAGTACGGGCGGCGGAAAACCTTATCGCCTGAAAATCCGCGCCCCTTCCTTCATCCATATGGGCGCATTTGATTACATGTCACGCGGGTATATGATCGCCGACGCCATTACGTTGTTCGGCACGTACGATATCGTCATGGGCGAATGCGACCGGTAG
- a CDS encoding NADH-quinone oxidoreductase subunit C — protein sequence MHQLAQRVQDTFPVGFLSSTEWRGDISVTVTRDTVHEVAQFLHDDPGMDFDYIVHVSSVDWPDDEERFEVVWEFYAIRKRQRIRLKTRVPESDCIVDSLTDIWKGADFMEREVYDMMGIRFRNHPDLRRILMPDDYTEGYPLRKDFPLRGKGWRDTFDFLDEVPR from the coding sequence ATGCATCAACTGGCACAACGAGTTCAAGACACCTTTCCCGTGGGCTTCCTGTCATCGACGGAATGGCGCGGCGATATCTCCGTCACCGTCACGAGAGACACAGTGCACGAAGTCGCTCAGTTCCTGCACGATGATCCTGGGATGGACTTTGACTATATCGTCCATGTCAGTTCCGTGGACTGGCCCGATGACGAAGAGCGTTTTGAAGTGGTCTGGGAATTCTATGCGATCCGGAAGCGTCAGCGCATCAGACTCAAGACCCGAGTCCCGGAATCGGATTGTATCGTCGACTCCCTGACCGACATCTGGAAAGGTGCCGACTTCATGGAGCGCGAAGTGTACGACATGATGGGGATCCGCTTCCGCAACCATCCGGACCTGCGCCGCATCCTCATGCCCGACGATTACACCGAAGGCTATCCGCTGCGGAAAGATTTTCCGCTCCGCGGCAAAGGCTGGCGAGACACGTTTGATTTCCTCGACGAAGTGCCGCGATAG
- a CDS encoding NADH-quinone oxidoreductase subunit B family protein, translating into MGLIQLGRPDKDGSPDVITTTVEKAVNWARKGSLWPMTFGLACCAIEMIAAVSSRYDMDRYGAGVFRASPRQSDLMIVAGTVCRRMAPVIRKIYDQMPEPKYVIAMGSCATSGNIYDSYSVVQGVDRFVPVDIYVPGCPPTPEALFDGILKLQERIMQKRVFVTQPDQVKPSVKV; encoded by the coding sequence ATGGGACTGATCCAACTGGGACGGCCGGACAAGGACGGCTCTCCCGATGTCATTACGACGACTGTCGAAAAAGCTGTGAACTGGGCACGCAAAGGCTCGCTCTGGCCCATGACCTTCGGCCTGGCCTGCTGTGCGATCGAAATGATCGCCGCGGTGTCATCCCGCTATGACATGGATCGCTACGGAGCCGGTGTCTTTCGTGCGTCCCCCAGACAGTCCGACTTGATGATTGTTGCTGGAACGGTCTGTCGCCGCATGGCCCCTGTGATCCGTAAAATTTACGATCAGATGCCCGAACCCAAATACGTCATCGCCATGGGATCCTGCGCTACCTCCGGCAATATCTATGACAGCTATAGCGTCGTCCAGGGTGTCGATCGATTCGTTCCCGTCGATATCTATGTCCCGGGTTGCCCTCCCACGCCAGAGGCGCTGTTCGACGGCATCCTGAAACTGCAAGAGCGGATCATGCAAAAGCGTGTGTTTGTCACACAGCCCGACCAGGTCAAACCAAGCGTGAAGGTCTAG
- the ndhC gene encoding NADH-quinone oxidoreductase subunit A, with protein sequence MTGFDLLLEYLTRYFPILLFIFIALAFGVVTLVISYFVQPRYPEPEKLSTYECGSEPFSDARMPFPVRYYVFAMLFVIFDIEVIFLYPWAIVFEKLGIIGLVEMMVFIALFLVAYVYAWRKGALEWD encoded by the coding sequence ATGACCGGCTTTGATCTTCTGCTCGAGTATCTCACCAGGTATTTCCCGATACTTCTATTCATATTCATTGCTCTGGCCTTTGGGGTCGTCACACTGGTGATCAGTTATTTCGTACAACCACGGTACCCTGAGCCGGAAAAGCTATCGACCTATGAGTGCGGATCCGAACCGTTTTCAGACGCTCGCATGCCGTTTCCCGTCCGGTATTACGTCTTTGCGATGCTCTTTGTGATCTTCGACATTGAAGTCATCTTTCTCTATCCCTGGGCCATCGTATTCGAAAAGCTCGGGATCATTGGGTTGGTTGAAATGATGGTGTTTATCGCGCTGTTCCTGGTCGCGTATGTCTATGCCTGGAGAAAAGGGGCACTTGAATGGGACTGA
- a CDS encoding OmpA family protein, whose amino-acid sequence MKTTTSLLLALALCVVAAPAGAQPVDTSTIRFGEGALAFAEGAIQKTTPRDGIVNLITGDNQSTGDRMILGQNDALYLKLDNPHDVAPGDLYTVYRRVRKVFHPATGEYLGFVIIRLAVVQATQVDHALTTVQVVRSYGVVAPGDPVMRFVPPASAEEPSQVSEVAELRGMIVELQADKPMTLVSQFDVVYLDRGRGDGLRSGDILELHRHSQGLPPRKIGLLKVIATEDRTATAMIQGATTRVMKGDRFKLAGHSAPAVLPVETPVQPLSQPKPLQMEKTVAAVPPDLVARKLKVQDASGESRLNLGEITNFLRYDSGEASIRPEGYKILDQLIEYLRTSGDARMIRVEGHADNVEIGPTLKSRYPSNWELSKARASGVLRYLVEKGGLDSARLASVGYGDGRPVATNATEEGRTSNRRVEVLLYAPTSTEANPPQPAMPKTADKPDSDPASLSAKGAHGSSSVPAASDAAGGPSDSSVIGQDALPADHGPGTLSLPDSSGPVGLSDPTAQDPAVPTGRPLE is encoded by the coding sequence ATGAAAACGACTACTTCTCTCCTCTTGGCCCTGGCATTGTGTGTGGTCGCGGCGCCGGCTGGAGCCCAGCCGGTTGATACGAGCACCATACGATTTGGGGAAGGTGCCTTGGCATTTGCTGAGGGGGCGATTCAAAAAACGACGCCTCGTGATGGCATCGTGAACCTCATCACCGGTGACAATCAGTCGACCGGCGATCGAATGATTTTGGGACAAAATGATGCGCTGTATCTCAAGCTCGATAATCCGCATGACGTCGCGCCGGGGGATCTCTATACCGTCTATCGTCGAGTGCGGAAAGTCTTTCACCCGGCCACGGGCGAATATCTTGGGTTTGTCATAATCCGGCTGGCGGTCGTGCAGGCGACGCAAGTGGATCATGCCTTAACGACGGTTCAGGTTGTTCGGAGTTACGGGGTCGTCGCGCCCGGCGATCCCGTGATGCGCTTTGTGCCGCCGGCTTCTGCGGAAGAGCCCAGCCAAGTGAGTGAAGTGGCGGAACTTCGGGGAATGATTGTTGAGCTCCAGGCCGATAAGCCTATGACGCTGGTCTCGCAGTTCGATGTGGTCTATCTCGACCGTGGGAGGGGAGATGGCCTCAGGAGCGGAGACATTCTGGAGTTGCATCGCCACAGCCAGGGACTCCCGCCGCGGAAGATCGGACTATTGAAAGTGATCGCGACAGAGGATCGGACGGCGACCGCCATGATCCAGGGCGCCACGACTAGAGTCATGAAAGGAGATCGATTCAAACTCGCAGGGCATTCGGCGCCGGCGGTTTTACCCGTCGAGACTCCTGTTCAGCCGCTGTCTCAGCCCAAGCCCCTTCAGATGGAGAAGACGGTGGCAGCCGTTCCACCTGACCTCGTTGCGAGGAAGTTGAAGGTGCAAGATGCTTCGGGAGAAAGCCGGTTGAATCTTGGCGAAATCACGAATTTTCTCCGATACGATTCAGGAGAGGCTTCAATCAGGCCGGAAGGATACAAAATCCTGGATCAATTGATCGAGTATTTGCGCACCAGTGGGGATGCACGAATGATCCGGGTCGAGGGGCATGCAGACAATGTCGAGATCGGTCCGACCTTGAAGTCGCGCTATCCGAGCAATTGGGAGCTGTCCAAGGCCCGCGCGAGCGGTGTCCTTCGGTATCTGGTCGAAAAAGGCGGATTGGATTCGGCTCGCCTGGCTTCCGTCGGGTATGGGGATGGCCGTCCGGTCGCGACGAACGCAACGGAAGAGGGCCGGACCAGCAATCGGCGTGTGGAGGTTCTGCTCTACGCTCCTACCTCAACGGAGGCCAATCCTCCACAGCCGGCGATGCCCAAGACGGCAGATAAGCCGGATAGCGATCCTGCCAGTCTCAGTGCGAAAGGCGCTCACGGCTCGTCATCCGTCCCTGCGGCATCGGATGCCGCGGGAGGCCCATCTGACTCTTCAGTAATCGGACAGGATGCTCTTCCGGCGGACCATGGGCCAGGGACTCTCAGCCTCCCTGACTCTTCAGGGCCGGTCGGGCTCTCAGATCCGACCGCGCAAGATCCGGCTGTACCCACTGGTCGGCCCTTAGAGTAA